A genomic region of Rhodanobacter sp. contains the following coding sequences:
- the glnE gene encoding bifunctional [glutamate--ammonia ligase]-adenylyl-L-tyrosine phosphorylase/[glutamate--ammonia-ligase] adenylyltransferase, which produces MPHESPVLRALIDDRYAELAARCRAAGVPLHDDAGVAERIRRTLAASDFAFEAWRAQPALLSPAGLERLRSNADAAARIEALKLPDEEAPTLAALRRFRHAEALRLVFRDVNGLDELPETLSATSVLYEVLLETALGWSERALAARYGQPRSPEGERQRLVVVGFGKLGGAELNFSSDIDLVLAYPLGGASDGARPLDNGEYFVRLGRQLVRLLGEPTVDGICARVDLRLRPFGNAGRLALSFAAMEQYYQREGRDWERYAWIKARPVAGDRAAGKQLSELLRPFIYRKYLDYTAFAGLREMKALIDAEVARKDLSDNLKLGPGGIREIEFIVQLVQLIRGGREPSLRVRGLLPALAACEARGHIPAARAKALREAYVFLRRLENRVQMLRDAQTHDIPDDALSRERIAFGLGCPAWEPLAEALAKHRGIVANEFAAVLMPQGGRGARVPAADAALWQAACAETLDAGMLEAGGFLPGMEAADALAKLPQGGAVRAMSARSRERLDHLMPQLIAAARGSAAPVPCLLRLCRLTQAVARRSSYLALLEEQPAARKRLAALFAGSALLAEQVIAQPLLLDDVLDPRIDQLPLKRADIAAEIARVLGTLEEREAEAELERINEFQSSTAFRLGLAFNDGRADAAATARRLAALAESVVGAVTALAERELVAQHGRLPGQGSGFAVLGYGSLGGEELGFASDLDLVFVYDGKRAQAMSDGARPLEGARWYQRLAQRVMNWLTVPTRAGRLYEVDTRLRPDGSKGLLVGSLDAFIAYQQSRAWTWEHQALLRARPVAGDAVLGAALATVRRDVLGVHREPARVLAEVSDMRRRWRAERDRSDAARLDLKQGNGALLDIEFALQGLVLAHAAQHPVLLGATSNAALLEACRVAGLLDADQVAILSVAHDGLLRRALACTLDLRPRIAPRDAELETLCGEVTAVTQALGFAFA; this is translated from the coding sequence ATGCCTCATGAATCCCCTGTGCTGCGCGCCCTGATCGACGACCGCTATGCCGAACTGGCCGCGCGCTGCCGCGCCGCCGGCGTGCCGCTGCACGACGACGCCGGCGTGGCCGAACGCATCCGCCGCACGCTGGCGGCCAGCGATTTCGCCTTCGAGGCCTGGCGTGCCCAGCCGGCGCTGCTGTCGCCCGCCGGGCTGGAGCGCCTGCGTTCGAACGCCGATGCCGCCGCGCGCATCGAGGCGCTGAAGCTGCCCGACGAAGAGGCGCCGACCTTGGCCGCGCTGCGGCGCTTCCGCCATGCCGAGGCGCTGCGCCTGGTCTTCCGCGACGTCAACGGCCTGGACGAACTGCCGGAAACCCTGTCCGCCACCAGTGTGCTGTACGAGGTGCTCCTGGAAACCGCGCTGGGCTGGAGCGAACGCGCGCTGGCCGCACGCTACGGCCAGCCGCGCAGCCCCGAAGGCGAACGGCAGCGGCTGGTGGTGGTGGGTTTCGGCAAGCTGGGCGGCGCGGAACTGAACTTCTCCTCCGACATCGACCTCGTGCTGGCGTATCCGCTGGGCGGCGCGAGCGACGGCGCGCGTCCGCTGGACAACGGCGAATACTTCGTGCGGCTTGGGCGGCAACTGGTGCGCCTGCTGGGCGAGCCCACGGTGGACGGCATCTGCGCGCGCGTGGATCTGCGCCTGCGGCCGTTCGGCAACGCCGGACGGCTTGCGCTGTCGTTCGCGGCGATGGAGCAGTATTACCAGCGCGAAGGCCGCGACTGGGAACGCTACGCGTGGATCAAGGCGCGCCCGGTCGCCGGCGACCGCGCCGCCGGCAAGCAGCTCTCCGAACTGCTGCGACCCTTCATCTACCGCAAATACCTCGACTACACCGCGTTCGCCGGGTTGCGCGAGATGAAGGCGCTGATCGACGCCGAGGTGGCGCGCAAGGACCTTTCCGACAACCTCAAGCTCGGCCCCGGCGGCATCCGCGAGATCGAGTTCATCGTGCAGCTGGTGCAGCTGATCCGCGGCGGGCGCGAACCGTCCCTGCGCGTGCGCGGGCTGCTGCCCGCGCTGGCCGCCTGCGAGGCACGCGGCCACATTCCCGCCGCGCGCGCGAAGGCGCTGCGCGAAGCCTATGTGTTCCTGCGCCGGCTGGAGAACCGCGTGCAAATGCTGCGCGACGCGCAGACCCACGACATTCCGGACGACGCCTTGAGCCGCGAGCGCATCGCGTTCGGACTGGGCTGCCCGGCATGGGAGCCGTTGGCCGAAGCACTGGCCAAGCATCGCGGGATCGTCGCCAACGAATTCGCCGCCGTGCTGATGCCGCAAGGCGGGCGCGGCGCGCGCGTGCCGGCGGCGGACGCCGCGTTGTGGCAGGCCGCCTGCGCCGAAACGCTGGACGCCGGCATGCTCGAGGCCGGCGGTTTCTTGCCCGGCATGGAAGCGGCCGACGCGTTGGCCAAGCTGCCGCAGGGCGGCGCGGTGCGCGCGATGTCGGCGCGTTCGCGCGAGCGCCTGGATCATCTGATGCCGCAACTGATCGCCGCCGCGCGCGGCAGTGCGGCGCCGGTACCCTGCCTGCTGCGCCTGTGCCGGCTCACCCAGGCGGTGGCGCGGCGTTCGTCCTATCTCGCCCTGCTCGAAGAACAACCCGCCGCGCGCAAGCGGCTGGCCGCGCTGTTCGCCGGCAGCGCGCTGCTCGCCGAGCAGGTGATCGCGCAGCCGCTGCTGCTGGACGACGTGCTCGATCCGCGCATCGACCAGTTGCCGTTGAAGCGCGCCGACATCGCCGCCGAGATCGCCCGTGTGCTGGGCACGCTCGAGGAGCGCGAGGCGGAGGCGGAACTGGAGCGCATCAACGAGTTCCAGTCCTCCACCGCGTTCCGCCTCGGCCTGGCCTTCAACGACGGCCGCGCCGATGCGGCGGCCACCGCGCGGCGCCTCGCGGCGCTGGCCGAGTCGGTGGTGGGCGCGGTCACCGCGCTGGCCGAGCGCGAACTGGTGGCCCAGCACGGCCGCCTGCCCGGCCAGGGCTCCGGCTTCGCGGTGCTGGGTTACGGCAGCCTCGGCGGCGAGGAACTCGGCTTCGCCTCCGACCTCGACCTGGTGTTCGTCTACGACGGCAAACGCGCGCAGGCGATGAGCGATGGCGCGCGCCCGCTCGAAGGCGCGCGCTGGTATCAGCGGCTCGCCCAGCGCGTGATGAACTGGCTCACCGTGCCCACCCGCGCCGGCCGCCTGTACGAGGTCGACACGCGCCTGCGCCCGGACGGTTCCAAGGGTCTGCTGGTCGGCAGCCTCGATGCCTTCATCGCCTACCAGCAGAGCCGTGCGTGGACCTGGGAGCACCAGGCCTTGCTGCGTGCGCGTCCGGTGGCGGGCGATGCCGTGCTGGGCGCGGCGCTGGCGACGGTACGGCGCGACGTGCTGGGCGTGCATCGCGAACCGGCGCGGGTGCTGGCCGAGGTGAGCGACATGCGCCGCCGCTGGCGCGCCGAGCGCGACCGTTCCGATGCGGCCAGGCTCGACCTCAAGCAGGGCAACGGCGCCTTGCTCGACATCGAGTTCGCGCTGCAGGGGCTGGTGCTGGCGCATGCGGCGCAGCATCCGGTGCTGCTCGGCGCCACCTCCAATGCGGCCCTGCTCGAAGCGTGCCGCGTGGCGGGACTGCTGGATGCCGACCAGGTCGCGATCCTGTCCGTGGCGCACGATGGGTTGCTCCGCCGCGCGCTGGCCTGCACGCTCGACCTGCGCCCGCGCATCGCGCCGCGCGATGCCGAGCTGGAAACCCTGTGCGGCGAAGTGACCGCCGTGACGCAGGCGCTGGGTTTCGCCTTCGCCTGA
- a CDS encoding zinc-finger domain-containing protein: protein MPASAAPVAPIPANAENRYEVTRSDLPLSCPMPGMALWNSHPKVYLPIVDDGGESVCAYCGARYVLRD, encoded by the coding sequence ATGCCTGCCTCTGCCGCGCCTGTCGCGCCCATCCCGGCGAATGCCGAAAATCGTTACGAAGTGACGCGCAGCGACCTGCCGTTGTCCTGCCCGATGCCGGGCATGGCGCTGTGGAACTCGCATCCCAAGGTGTATTTGCCCATCGTCGACGACGGCGGCGAGTCGGTTTGTGCTTATTGCGGGGCACGTTACGTTTTGCGCGACTGA
- a CDS encoding ELM1/GtrOC1 family putative glycosyltransferase: MSPLRKECWAITDAAAGNQRQALALAERMGLPVRHLLLEPRAPWSWLAPRFALGGAAALPPEQRTHFAPPWPQLAIGCGRAAALFTRMLRRLSQGQCRTVQILDPRIDTAHWDAVVAPRHDGLDGPNVLVPLGSLNPVDDAWLADGREACPGFEALPRPRVGVLLGGPRKPLALDAGYARDLAARLLARQHGEGGSLLVLASRRTPAAATAAFRDALAGTPGLVWSGSGDGRNPFPGVLGWADRLVVTPDSVNMLSEACAVGCAVHTHVTAPLPGKLARFHHALRERGLLHDLDAVAPARQVPLRETAALAAELRRRLIG, translated from the coding sequence ATGTCGCCGCTGAGAAAAGAATGCTGGGCGATCACCGATGCCGCCGCGGGCAACCAACGGCAGGCCTTGGCGCTGGCCGAGCGCATGGGTTTGCCGGTGCGCCACCTGCTGCTGGAGCCTCGCGCCCCCTGGTCGTGGTTGGCGCCGCGCTTCGCGCTGGGCGGCGCGGCGGCCCTGCCGCCGGAGCAGCGAACGCACTTCGCCCCGCCATGGCCGCAACTGGCCATCGGCTGCGGTCGCGCCGCCGCGCTGTTCACCCGCATGCTGCGGCGGCTGTCGCAGGGGCAATGCCGCACCGTGCAGATCCTCGATCCGCGCATCGACACGGCGCACTGGGACGCCGTGGTCGCACCGCGCCACGACGGGCTGGACGGCCCGAACGTGCTGGTGCCGCTGGGCTCGCTGAACCCGGTCGATGACGCCTGGCTGGCCGATGGCCGCGAGGCCTGTCCAGGCTTCGAAGCACTGCCCCGGCCGCGCGTGGGCGTGCTGCTGGGCGGCCCGCGCAAGCCACTGGCGCTCGACGCCGGCTACGCGCGCGACCTTGCGGCGCGGCTGCTCGCGCGCCAGCACGGCGAAGGCGGCAGCCTGCTGGTGCTGGCCTCGCGGCGCACGCCCGCGGCAGCGACGGCAGCCTTCCGCGACGCCCTGGCCGGCACGCCGGGGCTGGTCTGGAGCGGCTCCGGCGATGGCCGCAATCCGTTTCCCGGCGTGCTTGGCTGGGCCGACCGGCTGGTGGTCACGCCGGACTCGGTCAACATGCTCAGCGAAGCCTGCGCGGTGGGCTGCGCCGTGCATACGCATGTCACCGCGCCGCTGCCGGGCAAGCTCGCGCGTTTCCACCATGCCTTGCGCGAACGCGGACTGCTGCACGACCTCGACGCCGTCGCGCCCGCACGCCAGGTTCCGCTGCGCGAGACCGCCGCGCTCGCCGCGGAATTGCGGCGCCGGCTGATCGGGTAG
- a CDS encoding glycosyltransferase: MKLLHQDAGSQAGTMSGGVETTPRLTVVQLIPALHSGGAERSALEVGRALVQAGHRSVVISAGGRLAEQLMAEGSEHITLDIGRKSPATLFRVGALRRHLRDIRPDIVHARSRLPAWLGWWALKGLPRRPHFITTVHGLNSPGRYSAILLRGERVIVVSQTLRDYVLGHYDWLEPSRVRVIPRGIDPGAFPYGHRPDEAWTRAFFAEYPALADAPLLTLPGRGTRLKGHRDAIELLADLKRRGIDARLLLLGVIEPGREAYASELRALIRERRLESQVVLAPQRNDVRDIFAVSSLILQLSNKPESFGRTVIEALSLCRPVLGYAHGGVGELLAELYPAGRVPAGDRERLVERAAELLRVAPPIPMLQSYRLSDMQQATLALYGEVVAG; the protein is encoded by the coding sequence ATGAAACTCTTGCATCAGGATGCAGGCTCGCAGGCGGGAACCATGTCCGGTGGCGTTGAAACCACACCGCGATTGACCGTCGTCCAGCTGATCCCCGCGCTGCACTCCGGCGGCGCGGAGCGGTCTGCGCTGGAGGTCGGGCGTGCGCTGGTGCAGGCGGGACACCGCTCGGTGGTCATCTCGGCGGGCGGCCGGCTGGCCGAACAGCTGATGGCGGAGGGCAGCGAGCACATCACGCTGGACATCGGCCGCAAGTCGCCGGCCACGCTGTTCCGGGTGGGTGCGCTGCGCCGGCATCTGCGCGATATCCGGCCCGACATCGTGCATGCGCGTTCGCGCCTGCCGGCATGGCTGGGTTGGTGGGCGCTGAAGGGGCTGCCGCGGCGCCCGCATTTCATCACCACCGTGCACGGCTTGAACTCGCCGGGCCGCTACAGCGCGATCCTGCTGCGCGGCGAGCGGGTGATCGTGGTTTCGCAGACCCTGCGCGATTACGTGCTGGGCCATTACGACTGGCTGGAGCCCTCGCGCGTGCGGGTGATTCCGCGCGGCATCGACCCCGGGGCCTTTCCCTACGGCCATCGTCCGGACGAGGCGTGGACGCGGGCGTTCTTCGCCGAATATCCGGCACTGGCCGATGCGCCCCTGCTCACGTTGCCGGGCCGTGGCACCCGGCTGAAGGGGCACCGCGACGCCATCGAGCTGCTGGCCGACCTCAAGCGCCGCGGCATCGACGCGCGTTTGCTGCTGCTCGGCGTGATCGAGCCGGGCCGCGAGGCCTACGCAAGCGAGCTGCGCGCGCTGATCCGCGAGCGCCGGCTGGAGTCGCAGGTGGTGCTGGCGCCGCAACGCAACGACGTGCGCGACATCTTCGCGGTCTCCAGCCTGATCCTGCAATTGTCGAACAAGCCCGAATCCTTCGGCCGTACCGTGATCGAGGCGCTGTCGCTGTGCCGGCCGGTGCTGGGCTACGCGCACGGCGGCGTGGGCGAACTGCTGGCCGAGCTGTATCCCGCCGGGCGCGTGCCGGCCGGCGACCGCGAGCGGCTGGTGGAGCGCGCCGCCGAACTGCTGCGCGTGGCGCCGCCGATTCCGATGCTGCAGTCCTACCGGCTGTCCGACATGCAGCAGGCCACGCTGGCGCTGTACGGCGAAGTGGTCGCCGGCTGA
- a CDS encoding YceI family protein: MRMFRCFLVAGLLGAAATVQATPVTYKMDPGHTMVLFSWNHLGFSNPTADLGLGEGTLVFDQQDPAKSSVDVTLPLSMLDTHVPALDEHLKQADFFDAAKYPTVTFKSTSVVPVDATHFKVTGNLTVHGVTKPVTLDATLNKIGVHPMLKTQAIGFDATATLKRSDFGMGAYVPMVSDEIKVRITTEADVPKH; this comes from the coding sequence ATGCGCATGTTTCGTTGTTTCCTGGTCGCGGGCCTGCTCGGCGCCGCTGCCACTGTCCAGGCCACGCCGGTCACTTACAAGATGGATCCCGGCCACACCATGGTGCTGTTCAGCTGGAACCATCTGGGCTTTTCCAACCCCACGGCCGACCTCGGCCTGGGCGAAGGCACGCTGGTGTTCGACCAGCAGGATCCGGCGAAGTCCTCGGTGGACGTCACCCTGCCGCTCAGCATGCTCGACACCCACGTGCCCGCGCTGGACGAGCACCTCAAGCAGGCCGATTTCTTCGACGCCGCCAAGTACCCGACGGTGACCTTCAAGAGCACGAGCGTGGTGCCGGTGGACGCCACCCACTTCAAGGTGACCGGCAACCTCACCGTGCATGGCGTGACCAAGCCGGTGACGCTGGACGCCACGCTCAACAAGATCGGCGTCCACCCGATGCTCAAGACGCAGGCGATCGGTTTCGACGCCACCGCCACGCTGAAGCGTTCGGATTTCGGCATGGGCGCCTACGTGCCGATGGTGAGCGACGAGATCAAGGTGCGCATCACCACCGAGGCCGACGTGCCGAAGCACTGA